The following coding sequences are from one Haemophilus haemolyticus window:
- a CDS encoding cell division protein FtsQ/DivIB, giving the protein MNILKRKTPQNIRFGEQKPKYYFHIRAFLALLGILFALGIYFNWQTLLEKMDDKPISGFALAGQKVFTTDADIKESLLKMGTLKGFWGQDVEPIQAQIEALPWVKSSIVRKIWPNRLSIWITEYQPVAFWNQNQFVTQDGVVFQLPIERLKENALPYLGGPDYQSLKVLEAWNQIYADFKSKNLIAKGMNIDERGAWQVTLDNDIVLKLGRGEWKSKLERFVTIYPQVDVPENKKIDYVDLRYAAGAAVGMADK; this is encoded by the coding sequence ATGAACATTCTGAAAAGGAAAACTCCACAGAATATTCGTTTTGGTGAACAAAAGCCTAAATATTATTTTCATATTCGGGCTTTCTTGGCTTTGCTTGGTATACTTTTTGCTCTTGGTATCTATTTTAATTGGCAAACTCTGCTAGAGAAAATGGATGATAAGCCTATTAGCGGTTTTGCATTGGCTGGACAAAAGGTTTTTACTACGGATGCCGATATTAAGGAAAGTTTATTAAAAATGGGCACTCTTAAAGGCTTTTGGGGGCAAGATGTTGAGCCAATTCAAGCACAAATAGAAGCTTTACCTTGGGTTAAAAGTTCAATTGTGCGAAAAATATGGCCAAATCGTTTAAGTATTTGGATTACTGAATATCAACCAGTGGCATTTTGGAATCAGAATCAATTTGTTACTCAGGATGGCGTTGTATTTCAACTTCCAATTGAACGCTTAAAAGAGAATGCTTTGCCTTATTTAGGGGGGCCTGATTATCAAAGTTTAAAAGTATTGGAAGCATGGAATCAGATTTATGCCGATTTTAAATCAAAAAATTTAATTGCAAAAGGCATGAATATTGATGAACGCGGTGCATGGCAAGTAACACTTGATAATGACATTGTGTTAAAGTTAGGTCGTGGAGAATGGAAATCTAAGCTTGAACGATTTGTCACGATTTATCCGCAAGTTGATGTTCCAGAAAATAAAAAAATAGATTATGTAGATTTACGATATGCGGCAGGCGCTGCAGTGGGTATGGCTGATAAATAA
- a CDS encoding D-alanine--D-alanine ligase: MNLKQEKIAVLLGGTSAEREVSLNSGKAVLEALLNQGYDAHPIDPKEYNVANLKKDGFHRVFNILHGRGGEDGIMQGLLEQIGLPYTGCGVMASALTMDKMRTKMLWKAFGLPVADMEVVTRETFAELDAQAVVEKLGLPLMVKPSLEGSSVGLTKVKAVDELKSAVEYALKFDNTILIEEWLSGDELTVPVLDSQVLPAIRIVPEGEFYDYNAKYISDNTQYFCPAGLTSEREQELALLVKRAYNAVGCRGWSRIDVMCDAKGDFRLVEVNTNPGMTSHSLFPKSAASVGISFEQLVVKILELSV, encoded by the coding sequence ATGAATTTAAAACAAGAAAAAATTGCAGTGTTATTAGGCGGAACATCCGCTGAGCGTGAAGTTTCTCTCAATTCAGGTAAAGCGGTATTAGAGGCTTTATTAAACCAAGGTTATGATGCTCATCCTATTGATCCTAAAGAATATAATGTTGCTAATCTTAAAAAGGATGGTTTTCATCGAGTGTTTAATATTTTGCATGGTCGAGGTGGTGAAGATGGCATAATGCAAGGTTTATTAGAGCAAATCGGTTTACCTTACACTGGTTGTGGAGTGATGGCTTCTGCATTAACTATGGATAAAATGCGTACAAAAATGTTGTGGAAAGCATTTGGATTACCTGTAGCAGATATGGAAGTGGTAACTCGAGAAACCTTTGCTGAATTAGACGCTCAGGCTGTAGTGGAAAAACTAGGTTTACCATTAATGGTGAAACCTTCTTTAGAAGGCTCTAGTGTTGGATTAACTAAAGTTAAAGCCGTGGATGAGCTAAAAAGTGCGGTGGAATATGCACTTAAATTTGATAATACGATTCTGATTGAAGAATGGTTATCTGGCGATGAATTAACTGTGCCTGTATTGGATAGTCAAGTGCTTCCGGCTATTCGTATTGTTCCTGAAGGTGAGTTCTATGATTACAATGCGAAATATATTTCTGATAATACTCAATATTTCTGTCCTGCAGGTTTAACATCTGAGCGTGAGCAAGAGTTAGCTCTATTAGTAAAACGCGCTTATAATGCGGTGGGTTGTCGTGGTTGGAGCCGTATTGATGTCATGTGCGATGCGAAAGGTGATTTTCGTTTAGTTGAAGTGAATACGAATCCAGGAATGACGAGCCACAGTTTATTCCCAAAATCTGCCGCAAGCGTGGGAATTTCTTTTGAACAGCTTGTTGTGAAAATTTTGGAGCTAAGTGTGTAA
- the murC gene encoding UDP-N-acetylmuramate--L-alanine ligase, with the protein MKHSHEEIRKIIPEMRRVQQIHFIGIGGAGMSGIAEILLNEGYQISGSDIADGLVTQRLAQAGAKIYIGHAEEHIEGASVVVVSSAIKDDNPELVAAKQKRIPVIQRAQMLAEIMRFRHGIAVAGTHGKTTTTAMISMIYTQAKLDPTFVNGGLVKSAGKNAHLGASRYLIAEADESDASFLHLQPMVSVVTNMEPDHMDTYEGDFEKMKATYVKFLHNLPFYGLAVMCADDPVLMELVPKVGRQVITYGFSEHADYRIEDYEQTGFQGHYTVICPDNERINVLLNVPGKHNALNATAALVVAKEEGIGNEAILEALADFQGAGRRFDQLGEFIRPNGKVRLVDDYGHHPTEVDVTIKAAREGWGDKRIVMVFQPHRYSRTRDLFDDFVQVLSQVDALIMLDVYAAGEAPIVGADSKSLCRSIRNLGKIDPILVSDTSQLGDVLDQIIQDGDLILAQGAGSVSKISRGLAQSWKN; encoded by the coding sequence ATGAAACATTCCCACGAAGAAATTAGAAAAATTATCCCTGAAATGCGTCGAGTGCAACAAATTCATTTTATTGGAATTGGTGGCGCGGGAATGAGTGGTATTGCTGAGATTTTATTGAATGAAGGCTATCAAATCTCTGGCTCAGATATTGCTGACGGCTTAGTAACTCAGCGTTTAGCTCAAGCTGGAGCAAAAATCTACATTGGCCATGCAGAAGAACATATTGAAGGTGCTAGTGTTGTTGTCGTATCTAGCGCGATAAAAGATGATAACCCTGAATTAGTTGCAGCGAAACAAAAACGTATTCCAGTGATTCAACGAGCACAAATGTTGGCTGAAATCATGCGTTTCCGTCATGGTATTGCTGTTGCAGGAACACATGGGAAGACGACAACAACCGCTATGATTTCCATGATTTACACTCAAGCAAAGCTCGATCCAACGTTCGTTAATGGTGGTTTGGTTAAATCTGCAGGTAAAAATGCACATCTAGGAGCAAGTCGTTATTTAATTGCTGAAGCGGATGAAAGCGACGCCTCGTTTTTACATTTGCAGCCAATGGTATCTGTTGTGACTAACATGGAACCAGATCATATGGATACTTACGAAGGTGATTTCGAAAAAATGAAAGCCACCTATGTAAAATTCCTGCATAATTTGCCATTCTATGGTTTAGCTGTGATGTGTGCAGATGATCCTGTATTAATGGAACTTGTGCCAAAAGTTGGTCGTCAAGTGATTACATATGGTTTTAGTGAACATGCAGATTATCGCATTGAAGATTATGAACAAACAGGTTTTCAAGGGCATTACACAGTGATTTGCCCAGATAATGAGCGTATTAATGTTCTGTTAAATGTTCCTGGAAAACATAATGCGTTAAATGCAACGGCTGCACTTGTTGTAGCAAAGGAAGAAGGTATTGGCAATGAGGCTATTTTAGAAGCACTCGCTGATTTCCAAGGTGCAGGCCGTCGTTTTGATCAGTTAGGTGAATTCATTCGTCCAAATGGTAAGGTTCGTTTAGTTGATGATTATGGTCATCACCCAACAGAAGTGGACGTAACGATTAAAGCCGCACGAGAAGGATGGGGAGATAAACGTATTGTGATGGTTTTCCAACCTCATCGTTATTCTCGTACTCGTGATTTATTTGATGATTTTGTACAAGTGCTTTCACAAGTGGATGCATTAATTATGCTTGATGTGTACGCAGCAGGAGAAGCCCCAATTGTTGGAGCTGATAGTAAATCTCTTTGTCGTTCAATTAGAAATTTAGGAAAAATCGATCCAATCTTGGTTTCTGACACATCACAATTAGGCGACGTTCTTGATCAAATTATTCAAGATGGCGATTTGATTTTGGCACAAGGTGCGGGTAGCGTAAGTAAAATCTCTCGTGGCTTAGCTCAATCTTGGAAAAATTAA